The following are encoded in a window of Bos indicus isolate NIAB-ARS_2022 breed Sahiwal x Tharparkar chromosome 7, NIAB-ARS_B.indTharparkar_mat_pri_1.0, whole genome shotgun sequence genomic DNA:
- the ZNRF4 gene encoding E3 ubiquitin-protein ligase ZNRF4, translated as MSQSLGASRTLGAPGLSVICQEGRLGRLSPPGTSLQGQNVSLAVGPPGSPLLCSAASEPPFQVHLHSLPGHGSPGRPWRCPEASHWQSPVGPSSTPLLEKAGPAMGQQQPAVALGAVRISLMLLGLLAPSQAVVRAVVDGNSSMVDFADMPALFGAPLAPGGVRGYLMEAKPANACHPIQGPRPGNGSLGAIVLIRRYDCTFDLKVLHAQRAGFEAAIVHNVRSDDLVRMAHVYEDLRQQIAIPSVFVGEAASQDLRVITRCDKAAHVVLLPDYPPHPDLDCHPVLAVSWVLGRALALLTSAVFVLQRLWRWLWSWRASRQAVKAQATQRAQVRTFTRCNDLCAICLDEYEEGDRLKVLPCSHTYHCKCIDPWFSQVVRRSCPMCKQSVAGTEDSSDSTVDSHGDEEDSSLSGRHTPTWLVQARLRSRRLALLTRATSRRHCSATSVGEANASAPLEGPPERH; from the coding sequence ATGTCACAGAGCCTGGGGGCATCTAGAACCCTGGGGGCTCCTGGTCTCAGTGTCATCTGCCAGGAAGGCCGCCTGGGTAGGTTATCTCCTCCTGGGACCAGCCTTCAAGGACAGAATGTGAGCCTGGCTGTAGGGCCACCAGGGTCCCCGCTGCTCTGCTCAGCTGCCTCTGAGCCACCTTTTCAAGTTCACCTCCATTCCCTCCCCGGCCACGGGTCCCCTGGGAGGCCCTGGAGATGCCCAGAGGCCTCCCATTGGCAGTCCCCAGTGGGACCTAGCTCCACGCCACTGCTGGAGAAGGCTGGGCCAGCCATGGGGCAGCAGCAGCCAGCTGTGGCCCTGGGGGCAGTCAGGATCTCGCTGATGCTGCTGGGGCTGCTTGCTCCCTCGCAGGCGGTGGTGCGGGCCGTGGTGGATGGCAACTCGAGCATGGTGGACTTTGCGGATATGCCAGCCCTGTTTGGGGCGCCCCTGGCCCCCGGGGGCGTGCGAGGCTACCTGATGGAGGCCAAGCCAGCCAATGCATGCCATCCCATCCAGGGCCCACGGCCGGGCAACGGCTCCCTGGGCGCTATCGTGCTGATCCGCCGCTACGACTGCACGTTCGACCTCAAGGTGCTGCACGCCCAGCGGGCCGGCTTTGAGGCGGCCATTGTGCACAATGTGCGTTCCGACGACCTGGTGCGCATGGCACACGTGTATGAGGACCTGCGGCAGCAGATCGCCATCCCCTCAGTGTTCGTGGGCGAGGCTGCTTCCCAGGACCTGCGGGTCATCACGCGCTGCGACAAGGCGGCCCACGTCGTCCTGCTGCCCGACTACCCGCCCCACCCGGACCTGGACTGCCACCCGGTGCTGGCCGTCTCCTGGGTGCTGGGCCGTGCCCTGGCCCTGCTCACCAGCGCTGTCTTTGTCCTGCAGCGTCTGTGGCGTTGGCTCTGGAGCTGGCGGGCCAGCAGGCAGGCAGTCAAGGCACAGGCCACCCAGAGGGCTCAGGTGCGCACCTTCACCAGGTGTAACGACCTCTGCGCCATCTGCCTGGATGAGTACGAGGAAGGCGACCGCCTCAAGGTCCTGCCCTGCTCCCATACCTACCACTGCAAGTGCATTGACCCCTGGTTCTCCCAGGTTGTCCGGCGCTCCTGCCCCATGTGCAAGCAGTCAGTGGCCGGCACGGAGGACAGCTCTGACTCCACCGTCGACAGCCATGGGGACGAGGAAGATTCCTCGCTGTCTGGCCGCCACACGCCGACCTGGCTTGTCCAGGCCCGGCTGCGCTCCCGGAGGCTGGCTCTGCTGACCCGAGCCACCTCCCGGCGCCACTGTAGTGCCACCTCTGTGGGGGAGGCCAATGCCAGTGCGCCCTTGGAGGGGCCCCCAGAACGCCACTGA